CCGCATAGCCCACCAATTGCCGATTGCTGCCGATAACCCGATGACAAGGCACTACAATGGCAAAAGGATTTTTTCCGTTGGCAAGCCCTACCGCCCGCACTGCTTTGGCATCGCCTAATTGTTGGGCGAGTTGCAAGTAGGAGCAGGTTGTTCCGAAAGGTATCATTATTAATTGTTTCCACACTTTTTGTTGAAAAACAGTGCCTTGCCCCCAATATAAGGGCAGGTCAAAGGAGGTGAGTTTGCCATCAAAATAAGCCGCCAACTGTCGGGCAGCGTTTTCCACACAAGTCGCAGTAAGCTTATCATCTGCAACAACAGCATCTTTATCATCAACAAATGCGATGCTATATATACCTTGTGTGTCGTTGCCGGCAACAGCGATTTGTCCCAAGGGAGTTTCTATAAAAGTTAGAGCGAGCATCATCGTTTTTTTTTATAAAAAAATTATACCCGAAGATAGCTGTAAATATAATATCAAATAAAAATCTAAAAGACACAGTTTATTCTACACTCCCTTTACAGACTCTGCTGCACCCAAAGAAATGCTACCCTCGGCAGGATCTAATCTTGTAGGGGTTTAAGTCTACTGGCAAAAAACCCTAATTTCATAAAGTGAAGCCTCTCCAAAGCCTGAGCCAAGACTTTGGCACCGGGAAAAGGCTGCTTTTTGGAAGGAGCAAATCCCATTATCTTACCGAGTGCTAAAGCCATATCCTTAACAGTAGTAATTTCTCGTGTACTGAACGATTGTAAGACTGCTATTTCCTCTTCTTCAAACAGCCTGTTGGCAGGGTGTTCTGCTGCTTGCCTGATAAAATAAGTCATCGCCAAAATCTGCCAAGCCACTACCGAGTAAAAACTTAAAGCATTGATGGTGCTATGAAGGGTATCAAACTGTAGTTTTTCTACCTGCAAAGCCTGATTTCATCAGATAGTAGAAACGCGTTCTATACGCCAGCGAAATGCGTAGAAATCTACAACACGCTCTACATCTGTCTGATTTTCCACCGGCAAACTAGTCAATAAATACCAAATGGCTCGTTCTTGTCCGTTGAAAAGGTTCTCTGCTGTCAGGTTATCTACACAGGCTGTTTCTTCGACAATTACCAAACAGAGTCCTTGGGTTTTGTGTTTTTTAGCACTTAATGCCCCTTGTCGGGATACACATTCACAAGTCCACCCCGAAGTGCTAAGGTGAGGCGAACGGCTCGGTTTTTTCTTTGTATCAAGACCTCCTTGCTGCCAAATGCAGGCAAAATACTACTAATAGTATCTAATTTTACAGGCTTTTGCCCACCCGATACCTCCATATTTCGTGGTTGGTGTACCCGCACCAATAGTGATACATTCTC
Above is a genomic segment from Sphingobacteriales bacterium containing:
- a CDS encoding methylated-DNA--[protein]-cysteine S-methyltransferase; this translates as MLALTFIETPLGQIAVAGNDTQGIYSIAFVDDKDAVVADDKLTATCVENAARQLAAYFDGKLTSFDLPLYWGQGTVFQQKVWKQLIMIPFGTTCSYLQLAQQLGDAKAVRAVGLANGKNPFAIVVPCHRVIGSNRQLVGYAGGLERKHQLLHFEKAIPQGRLFI